In Isachenkonia alkalipeptolytica, one DNA window encodes the following:
- a CDS encoding gamma-glutamyltransferase family protein — protein sequence MINFRKYLMGTYILSGIIFVSLLGWTYLEAANQEEVSRAFLQNQIAKLSADDGLTPEEREAAREADRIAAENAREEEEPDYSIDFYGVSAMHPIAAEAGMEVMEAGGTAVDAAIAISFVLNVVEPYGSGMGGGGALVLHDPEEGVYSYDYREISPLSASSSWGGPERGMAVPGMVMGMETLHQDHGTLSWEALLEPSIKIAREGFRVTEMFHIQAINGARYLKEGPVQERLYPDGHPINNGALLVMPELADSLEKVQQGGSEAFYQGEIAEAIRRRTGMTEADLLAYDVNVDEPAKGEFHFYDESEDRWREQTIYGAANPTSAIVTIQALQMASQLDLSEYYQGANMEEGFFLGDLLRDEALTGDYIHLMNEIIRVTYEDRLDTIGDPDFEEVDQDALTSLEYTEELLSEVRMDPGNEPSMSEIESLFDSPGERGDPKNTTHFVVVDREGRMVSVTNTLGELFGAGIEVGGFFMNNQSRNFSDDPESPNYYQPGKRPRTFVSPLILEEHGRPVLGMGTPGGRRIPTHVFQTIMQFYYGKDEGGNPLDLQEAIMKPRFYFEDGSIYVEEPLDDAVISQLREKGWSVRTNTSSIFYGGIQALGLEIDENGFVKSIYGGGDDRRRGTWQIKNWDGEE from the coding sequence ATGATTAATTTTCGAAAATATTTAATGGGCACTTACATTCTCTCGGGAATTATTTTTGTATCCCTCCTCGGCTGGACCTATCTGGAAGCGGCGAACCAGGAGGAGGTCTCCCGGGCGTTTCTACAAAATCAAATTGCCAAGCTCAGTGCCGACGACGGTTTAACCCCCGAGGAGCGGGAGGCCGCAAGGGAGGCTGACCGCATTGCGGCGGAGAACGCCAGAGAGGAGGAGGAACCGGATTACTCCATTGACTTTTACGGCGTCAGCGCCATGCACCCCATAGCGGCGGAAGCGGGCATGGAAGTCATGGAAGCCGGGGGTACCGCCGTGGACGCGGCCATTGCCATCTCTTTTGTCTTAAACGTGGTGGAGCCCTACGGCTCCGGGATGGGAGGCGGCGGCGCTTTAGTCCTCCATGATCCGGAAGAAGGGGTGTACAGCTACGACTACCGGGAGATCTCACCCTTAAGCGCCAGCTCCTCCTGGGGCGGACCGGAACGGGGCATGGCGGTGCCGGGGATGGTCATGGGGATGGAAACCCTGCATCAGGATCATGGGACCCTGTCCTGGGAAGCCCTGTTAGAACCATCCATTAAAATTGCCCGGGAAGGGTTTCGCGTAACGGAGATGTTTCATATTCAAGCCATCAACGGAGCCCGGTATTTAAAGGAAGGACCGGTACAAGAACGGCTGTATCCCGACGGGCACCCCATAAACAACGGAGCACTCCTGGTGATGCCCGAGCTTGCCGATTCTCTGGAGAAAGTGCAGCAAGGAGGATCCGAGGCCTTTTACCAGGGAGAAATCGCCGAGGCGATCCGCCGACGGACGGGAATGACCGAGGCGGACCTTTTGGCCTATGACGTCAATGTGGATGAACCGGCCAAAGGGGAATTTCACTTTTACGATGAAAGCGAAGACCGTTGGCGGGAACAGACCATTTACGGTGCGGCGAATCCCACCTCCGCCATCGTAACCATTCAAGCCCTGCAAATGGCCTCGCAACTGGATTTAAGCGAGTATTATCAAGGGGCAAATATGGAGGAAGGCTTCTTTTTAGGGGATCTGCTAAGGGATGAGGCCCTGACAGGGGACTACATCCATTTGATGAATGAAATAATCCGGGTGACCTATGAGGACCGCTTAGATACCATCGGGGATCCGGATTTTGAAGAGGTGGACCAAGACGCCTTAACCTCTCTGGAGTACACCGAGGAATTATTGTCGGAAGTGCGCATGGACCCGGGAAATGAACCGAGTATGTCGGAGATCGAATCCCTTTTTGATTCCCCCGGGGAACGAGGGGATCCGAAGAATACCACCCATTTTGTTGTGGTGGACCGGGAGGGGCGGATGGTCTCCGTGACCAATACCTTAGGGGAGCTCTTCGGTGCCGGGATTGAAGTGGGGGGATTTTTTATGAACAACCAATCCCGAAACTTCAGCGATGACCCCGAGTCGCCGAATTATTATCAACCGGGAAAACGGCCGAGAACCTTTGTCTCTCCCCTGATTTTGGAGGAACATGGAAGACCGGTGCTGGGCATGGGAACCCCCGGCGGTCGGCGGATACCCACCCATGTCTTCCAAACCATTATGCAGTTTTATTATGGAAAAGACGAAGGGGGAAATCCCCTGGACCTGCAGGAGGCCATTATGAAGCCGAGATTTTACTTCGAGGACGGCTCCATTTACGTGGAAGAGCCCCTGGATGATGCGGTCATCAGTCAACTGCGGGAAAAAGGCTGGTCGGTTCGTACCAACACCTCCAGTATCTTTTACGGAGGGATCCAGGCCCTGGGTCTTGAAATCGACGAAAACGGTTTTGTAAAGAGCATCTACGGCGGCGGCGATGACCGGCGGCGGGGCACCTGGCAGATTAAAAATTGGGACGGGGAAGAATAA